One Pseudomonadota bacterium genomic region harbors:
- a CDS encoding CopG family transcriptional regulator gives MKAEDFDKKFDQGKSVLEYLDMAKARRSGLEQKRVNVDFPLWMIHSLDKEAKRLGVPRQSIIKVWLAERLQQVSS, from the coding sequence ATGAAAGCTGAAGACTTCGACAAAAAATTTGATCAGGGAAAGAGTGTGCTGGAGTATCTGGATATGGCAAAAGCCAGACGTTCTGGATTGGAGCAAAAAAGGGTTAATGTCGATTTCCCTCTCTGGATGATTCATTCCCTGGATAAGGAGGCCAAACGCCTCGGCGTTCCCCGACAATCCATTATCAAGGTCTGGCTGGCGGAGAGGTTGCAGCAGGTCTCATCCTGA
- a CDS encoding restriction endonuclease subunit S, whose product MTCLITEHLDIWTNSREPKKTGGRGRGKKTNGYSLYGIKKLRELILELAVRGKLVPQDPNDEPASELLKKIAQEKARLIKAGKIKKQKKLPEITEDEKPFELPAGWEWARLGSISQINPRNEAEVNLKASFIPMPLISISHTGEHGQETKAWGEIKKGYTHFADGDIGVAKITPCFENSKAVVLSGLKNGIGAGTTELHIARPFGSTLVSRYVLLFLKAPMFLHAGETKMTGTAGQKRVPKEFFSETPLPLPPLAEQSRIVAKVDELMALCDQLEKQQTDSNTTHQTLLETLLATLTNAVDHDEFTHAWQRLANHFDLLFTTEQSIDQLKQTILQLAVMGKLVPQNPDDEPASVLLEKIAEEKDRLIKEGKIKKQKKLPEITEEEKPF is encoded by the coding sequence ATGACCTGCCTGATCACCGAACATCTCGATATCTGGACCAATTCCCGGGAGCCGAAAAAGACCGGCGGCCGGGGCCGGGGAAAAAAGACGAACGGCTACAGCTTGTACGGCATCAAAAAACTCCGCGAATTGATCCTGGAGCTTGCCGTCCGGGGCAAACTTGTCCCCCAAGATCCCAACGACGAACCCGCCTCGGAACTGTTGAAAAAAATCGCCCAAGAGAAAGCCCGGCTGATCAAAGCAGGCAAAATCAAAAAACAGAAGAAATTGCCGGAGATTACGGAGGATGAAAAGCCTTTTGAGTTGCCGGCGGGGTGGGAGTGGGCGAGATTAGGCTCTATATCTCAAATTAACCCCAGAAACGAAGCTGAAGTTAATTTGAAAGCCTCATTTATTCCGATGCCTCTTATATCTATTTCACATACAGGCGAACATGGTCAAGAGACAAAAGCATGGGGTGAAATTAAAAAAGGGTATACCCATTTTGCGGATGGTGATATTGGCGTTGCAAAAATCACCCCTTGCTTTGAAAATAGTAAGGCAGTTGTACTTTCTGGATTAAAGAATGGTATTGGTGCAGGGACGACGGAGCTCCATATTGCAAGACCTTTTGGTTCCACTTTGGTTTCACGTTATGTATTGTTGTTCTTGAAAGCGCCTATGTTTTTGCATGCAGGTGAGACTAAGATGACCGGTACTGCTGGTCAAAAGCGCGTGCCAAAAGAGTTTTTTTCGGAAACACCTTTGCCCTTGCCACCGCTTGCTGAACAATCCCGCATCGTCGCCAAAGTCGATGAACTGATGGCCCTTTGTGACCAACTGGAAAAGCAACAAACCGACAGCAATACCACCCACCAAACCTTGCTGGAAACCCTGCTCGCTACCCTCACCAATGCCGTCGACCACGACGAATTTACCCATGCCTGGCAACGCCTTGCCAACCACTTCGACCTTCTGTTTACCACTGAGCAGAGCATCGACCAACTCAAACAAACCATCCTCCAACTCGCCGTCATGGGCAAACTCGTCCCCCAAAATCCTGACGATGAACCCGCCAGCGTTCTACTAGAAAAAATTGCCGAAGAAAAAGATCGGTTGATTAAAGAAGGAAAAATTAAAAAACAGAAAAAGCTGCCGGAGATTACGGAGGAGGAAAAGCCGTTTGA
- a CDS encoding DEAD/DEAH box helicase family protein, with translation MDSINKKELSESDICDLFITPAVKNAGWDQTRQMRREVTLTPGPVVVRGNMSARNKKKKKFADYVLSWEPGIPLAVIEAKDNNHIVSHGMQQALGYAEILAVPSAFSSNGDAFASHNKVSAPGEDIETQFPLEQFPAPQILWQRYKAYRGIEETAEELVLQPYHADSSGKKPRYYQVEAVNRVVEAVARGRKRVLLVMATGTGKTYTTFQIIWRLWKAKAVRRVLFLVDRNILADQTLVNDFKPFGPVMTKVKKRRIDPAYEIQLALYQAITGPAEDDKIFKSVSPDFFDLIIIDECHRGSAAEDSAWREILEYFSGAIQLGMTATPKETKYVSNLTYFGDPVYSYSLKQGIEDGFLAPYKVVRIDIDKDLYGWTPPRGMIDDLGREIETRTYNQQDMDRILVLNQRTKLVAGRVIQFLTATDPFAKTIIFCEDIDHAERMRVAIINAAGKLAIDNPRYIVRITGDSVEGKAELDNFIDPESRFPVIATTSDLLTTGVDAKTCKLIVLDKTINSMTTFKQIIGRGTRIEEEYHKYFFTIMDFKKATELFRDVEFDGEPVVIYEPGPDDDPVPPDPDGPGDDDEDDDGDSESGYKIVVSGVPASIIAERIEYIGPDGYLMTESYRDFSRKQIQSAFTSLDEFLRRWNSAEKKQAIIALLEDHGIVFDNLAEIVGKDYGAFDLICHIAYDQPPLTRRERTEKVKKRDYFSRYGEQAKAVLNALLDKYADEGVSPLENAKVLKLKPFSDMGTPMEIINQAFGGKNHYENAVRELEKELFNREQSA, from the coding sequence TTGGACAGCATCAATAAAAAGGAACTCAGCGAAAGCGATATCTGTGATCTGTTCATTACTCCGGCAGTGAAGAATGCCGGCTGGGATCAGACAAGGCAGATGCGGCGCGAGGTGACTCTCACCCCCGGCCCTGTTGTTGTCCGGGGCAACATGTCGGCCCGCAATAAGAAAAAGAAAAAGTTTGCCGACTATGTCCTTTCCTGGGAGCCCGGGATTCCCCTTGCGGTTATCGAGGCCAAGGATAACAATCATATTGTCAGCCATGGCATGCAGCAGGCCCTGGGGTATGCTGAAATCCTGGCGGTGCCCAGCGCTTTCAGTTCCAACGGCGACGCCTTCGCCTCACACAATAAAGTTTCCGCTCCCGGCGAAGATATCGAAACTCAGTTTCCGCTTGAACAGTTTCCCGCACCACAAATTCTCTGGCAGCGCTACAAAGCATATCGCGGCATTGAAGAAACGGCGGAAGAGCTGGTTTTGCAGCCCTATCACGCAGACAGCTCCGGCAAGAAGCCGCGCTATTATCAGGTCGAGGCGGTCAACCGGGTGGTTGAGGCGGTTGCCAGGGGTCGGAAGCGCGTGTTGCTGGTCATGGCCACCGGCACCGGCAAGACCTACACTACCTTTCAAATCATCTGGCGGCTCTGGAAAGCCAAAGCGGTCCGGAGGGTTCTTTTCCTGGTTGATCGCAATATTCTCGCCGACCAGACTCTGGTCAATGATTTCAAGCCTTTTGGCCCGGTGATGACCAAGGTTAAAAAACGCCGGATTGATCCGGCCTACGAAATCCAGCTGGCCCTCTACCAGGCCATCACCGGACCGGCCGAAGACGATAAAATCTTTAAAAGCGTCTCTCCCGATTTTTTCGACTTGATTATTATCGACGAGTGCCACCGGGGCAGCGCCGCCGAAGATTCCGCCTGGCGTGAAATCCTGGAATATTTTTCCGGCGCCATTCAACTGGGCATGACCGCTACCCCCAAAGAAACCAAATATGTTTCCAATCTCACCTATTTTGGTGATCCGGTCTACAGTTACAGCCTGAAACAGGGGATTGAAGATGGTTTTCTCGCCCCCTACAAAGTTGTTCGCATCGATATCGATAAAGACCTCTATGGCTGGACTCCGCCTCGCGGCATGATTGATGACCTTGGCCGTGAGATCGAAACCCGCACCTACAATCAGCAGGATATGGACCGCATCCTGGTTCTCAACCAGCGTACCAAACTGGTTGCCGGGCGGGTCATACAGTTTCTGACCGCCACGGACCCCTTTGCCAAGACCATCATCTTCTGTGAAGATATCGACCACGCCGAACGGATGCGGGTGGCCATCATCAATGCTGCCGGCAAGCTGGCTATCGATAATCCTCGCTATATCGTCCGCATCACCGGCGACAGTGTCGAAGGTAAGGCCGAGCTTGACAATTTCATCGATCCCGAGAGCCGCTTTCCGGTCATTGCCACCACCTCGGATCTTTTAACCACCGGCGTCGATGCCAAAACCTGCAAGCTTATTGTTCTGGATAAAACCATCAACTCGATGACCACCTTCAAACAGATCATCGGCCGGGGGACGCGCATCGAAGAAGAGTACCATAAATATTTTTTCACCATTATGGATTTCAAAAAAGCCACCGAGCTGTTTCGGGATGTGGAGTTTGATGGCGAGCCGGTCGTTATCTATGAACCTGGCCCTGATGACGATCCCGTTCCCCCCGATCCTGACGGCCCTGGCGACGACGATGAAGATGACGATGGTGATAGTGAAAGTGGCTATAAAATTGTCGTCAGCGGCGTCCCGGCCAGTATTATTGCCGAACGGATTGAATATATCGGTCCCGATGGCTATCTGATGACCGAATCATATCGTGATTTCAGCCGCAAACAGATTCAATCAGCCTTCACGTCCCTGGATGAATTTCTTCGCCGCTGGAACAGCGCCGAAAAGAAGCAGGCGATTATTGCCCTGCTCGAAGATCACGGCATCGTCTTCGACAATCTTGCTGAAATCGTCGGCAAAGACTACGGCGCCTTTGATCTCATCTGCCATATTGCCTACGATCAGCCGCCGCTCACCCGCAGGGAGCGGACCGAAAAGGTTAAGAAACGCGATTATTTCAGCCGCTACGGCGAACAGGCCAAAGCGGTCTTAAACGCCCTGCTGGATAAATACGCCGATGAAGGGGTCTCACCGCTCGAAAATGCCAAAGTGCTCAAGCTCAAACCCTTCAGCGATATGGGAACGCCAATGGAAATTATCAACCAGGCTTTCGGCGGCAAGAACCATTACGAAAACGCCGTCCGGGAGCTGGAAAAGGAACTTTTTAATCGGGAGCAGTCCGCGTGA
- a CDS encoding BrnT family toxin, which yields MKYEFDPAKSKINNKKHGIDFIEVQALWDDPDLLEIPARTTDEQRFLVVGKIAEKRWSGVITYRGENIRIIAVRRARDEEIEIYES from the coding sequence ATGAAATATGAATTTGACCCCGCAAAATCAAAAATCAACAATAAGAAGCATGGGATTGATTTTATCGAAGTCCAGGCGCTTTGGGACGATCCCGATTTATTAGAAATTCCGGCAAGAACAACGGATGAACAGCGGTTTTTAGTTGTTGGAAAGATCGCCGAAAAACGCTGGTCGGGAGTTATTACCTATCGTGGTGAGAATATCAGGATTATCGCTGTGCGCCGGGCGAGAGATGAGGAGATTGAGATCTATGAAAGCTGA
- a CDS encoding class I SAM-dependent DNA methyltransferase: MSNVSGIIKSIQDIMRKDVGVDGDAQRISQLVWMFFLKIFDDREAELELLEDDYHSPLPEDLRWRSWAKDPEGMTGDELADFVNMKLFPALKNELDIQGLDGKRALVVRDLFEDAYNYMKSGTLMRQVINKICEIDFNTRQDRHTFGNIYEQILKDLQSAGNAGEFYTPRAVTQFIVNRVNPQLDETVLDPACGTGGFLACAIEHKRQCYVKTATDEETLQASIHGVEKKSLPHMLCVTNMILHGIDTPINIKHDNTLSRPLRDYTNKDRVNVIVTNPPFGGMEEDGIENNFPATFRTRETADLFMTLIIHLLKARGRAAVVLPDGFFFGEGMKTRLKEKLLAECNLHTIVRLPNGVFSPYTGIKTNLLFFTKGEPTKAIWYYEHPYPEGAKSYNKTKPMRFEEFQTEIDWWGREVDNFAARKETERAWKVTIDEIKARNYNLDIKNPHVSDQLNHDPDELLEKYAKQQQEIQNLRDQLKTILAEALNGGDV; encoded by the coding sequence GTGAGCAACGTTTCCGGGATTATCAAATCCATTCAGGACATAATGCGCAAAGATGTCGGTGTCGATGGCGACGCCCAGCGTATCAGCCAGCTGGTCTGGATGTTTTTCCTGAAAATTTTCGACGACCGGGAAGCTGAGCTAGAACTGCTCGAAGATGATTATCACTCGCCGCTGCCCGAAGATCTGCGCTGGCGATCCTGGGCCAAAGATCCCGAAGGCATGACCGGTGATGAGCTCGCCGATTTCGTCAATATGAAACTTTTCCCCGCCCTGAAAAATGAACTTGATATCCAGGGGCTGGACGGCAAGCGCGCCCTGGTTGTCCGCGACCTTTTTGAAGATGCCTACAACTACATGAAGTCCGGCACTCTGATGCGCCAGGTGATCAATAAAATCTGCGAGATCGACTTTAACACCCGGCAGGATCGCCATACCTTCGGCAATATCTACGAACAGATTCTCAAAGACCTGCAAAGTGCCGGCAATGCCGGTGAATTCTATACCCCCCGCGCCGTGACCCAATTTATTGTCAATCGGGTCAATCCGCAATTAGACGAAACTGTTCTCGATCCGGCCTGCGGCACCGGCGGCTTCCTTGCCTGTGCCATTGAGCATAAACGCCAATGTTACGTCAAAACCGCGACCGACGAAGAAACCTTGCAGGCTTCCATTCACGGCGTCGAAAAAAAATCCCTGCCCCATATGCTCTGCGTCACCAACATGATCCTCCACGGTATTGATACTCCCATCAATATCAAGCATGACAATACCTTGAGCCGACCTTTGCGGGATTATACCAACAAAGATCGGGTCAATGTTATCGTCACCAATCCGCCTTTTGGTGGTATGGAGGAAGACGGTATCGAAAACAATTTTCCGGCGACCTTCCGTACCCGGGAAACCGCCGATCTTTTTATGACCCTGATTATCCATCTCCTCAAAGCCCGGGGCCGGGCAGCCGTTGTTCTCCCTGACGGTTTTTTCTTTGGCGAAGGCATGAAAACCCGGCTCAAGGAAAAACTCCTGGCTGAGTGCAACCTCCACACCATCGTCCGCCTGCCTAACGGCGTTTTTAGCCCCTATACCGGCATCAAAACCAACCTCCTCTTTTTTACCAAAGGCGAGCCCACCAAAGCTATCTGGTATTACGAACACCCCTATCCGGAAGGCGCCAAAAGCTACAACAAAACCAAGCCCATGCGTTTTGAGGAATTCCAGACCGAAATCGACTGGTGGGGCCGCGAGGTCGATAATTTTGCCGCCCGGAAAGAAACCGAACGGGCCTGGAAAGTTACCATCGATGAGATCAAGGCCCGCAACTACAACCTCGACATCAAAAATCCTCACGTCAGCGACCAGCTCAACCACGATCCCGACGAACTCCTGGAAAAATATGCCAAACAGCAGCAGGAAATCCAAAACCTCCGCGACCAGCTCAAAACCATCCTGGCCGAGGCCCTGAATGGTGGAGACGTCTGA